A genomic region of Carassius carassius chromosome 27, fCarCar2.1, whole genome shotgun sequence contains the following coding sequences:
- the tab2 gene encoding TGF-beta-activated kinase 1 and MAP3K7-binding protein 2 isoform X1: MAQGNQQIDNQVLHHLRHKFPEVPEDVVSECVLQNKSNLAACCEYLTKVSPSFLYSEGSQSSTDLHNHMTQLNLGVSQNTHDAVQRDVVRMNGSRTVTPSASDGPLTVPSPLSEFYQPETTSLLTHTPTNLGTFTTMESTRKPQPPQHLGLYQVGGKGHGPPPTPRFNPITVTLAPNTGRNTPTSLHIHGGPQSGLNSPNSIYIRPYVTQTGSTRQVQGRAQYSPTSQPAQQIYQISHPAASQSSWSAGQHQTSHVYMPISSPTNTQAPSIPSAVALQAATSSPSPSSNSSSFSQYNIQNISTGPRKNQIEIKLESPQRVSGGSKATLLRSGSAPRAACSSTSSSCPASSSLAASAGPSTPISIGGAGLSRSQPTVYISPSPPAADDCALVPNTPRSQPKFYISANASADDGGARNPPTVYISANPTLQGSAGLRALGSQVSMGPAYIHHHPPKSRPSVGAGGTATSPRVVVTQPNTKYTFKITVSPNKPPAVSPGVVSPTFEPTNMLSLPGDHHYTEQDPLYQSDPLSSQRDKSSEPRRLSMGADDAAYTQALLVHQRARMERLWHELEQKKRKLEKLKEEVNEMENDLTRRRMQRSNSVCQIPSIEEMQQLRCKNRLLQIDIDCLTKEIDLLQTRGPDFNPIAIHNFYDNLGFLGPVPPKPPKGPTKPGVDLDRRGRRINVSSKLKRDPSLPPVPPTEGSRSARLVSEPEEDDGVQWSCTACTFLNHPALIRCEECEFPRHF, encoded by the exons ATGGCACAGGGAAACCAGCAGATTGACAACCAGGTTCTGCACCACCTGCGGCACAAGTTTCCCGAGGTTCCCGAGGACGTGGTGTCCGAGTGTGTCCTGCAG AATAAGAGCAATTTAGCTGCATGTTGTGAGTACCTGACCAAGGTGAGTCCTAGTTTCTTGTATAGCGAAGGCAGCCAGAGTTCGACAGATCTTCACAATCACATGACCCAGCTCAACCTCGGTGTCTCTCAGAATACCCATGATGCAGTGCAGCGAGATGTAGTGAGGATGAATGGCAGCAGGACTGTCACCCCCAGCGCGAGTGATGGGCCTTTGACCGTGCCGTCCCCTCTCTCCGAGTTCTACCAGCCCGAAACAACATCCCTGctgacacacacacccacaaacctTGGCACCTTCACCACCATGGAGTCCACTCGCAAGCCACAGCCTCCTCAGCACCTGGGCCTTTACCAGGTTGGGGGCAAAGGTCACGGACCGCCTCCCACTCCACGGTTCAACCCGATCACAGTGACACTTGCCCCCAACACTGGCCGTAACACGCCGACCTCCCTGCACATCCACGGAGGGCCTCAGTCGGGCCTGAACAGCCCAAACTCCATCTACATCCGGCCGTACGTGACCCAGACGGGCTCCACGCGACAGGTGCAGGGCCGGGCTCAGTACAGCCCCACCTCACAGCCTGCTCAGCAGATCTACCAGATCAGCCACCCCGCAGCCTCCCAGAGCTCCTGGAGCGCCGGCCAGCACCAGACCTCACACGTCTACATGCCCATCAGCTCGCCCACCAACACCCAGGCGCCCTCCATTCCCTCGGCCGTTGCCTTGCAGGCCGCCACCTCCTCGCCCTCACCGTCCTCCAACTCATCCTCCTTTAGCCAGTACAACATCCAGAACATCTCGACTGGGCCGCGGAAAAATCAGATTGAGATAAAGCTGGAGTCTCCACAGAGGGTGTCCGGAGGGTCGAAGGCGACGCTCCTGCGCTCGGGCTCTGCGCCACGAGCCGCCTGTAGCTCCACGTCTTCATCCTGTCCAGCATCGTCTTCGTTGGCTGCATCCGCTGGTCCCTCCACTCCAATCTCGATCGGCGGCGCTGGGCTAAGTCGCAGCCAGCCCACGGTATACATCTCCCCATCCCCACCTGCTGCGGACGACTGTGCCCTCGTTCCCAACACCCCTCGCTCGCAGCCTAAGTTCTACATCTCTGCGAATGCGTCGGCTGACGATGGAGGGGCGAGGAACCCACCAACGGTCTATATCTCAGCCAATCCCACGCTGCAGGGCTCTGCCGGTCTGCGGGCTTTAGGGAGTCAGGTGAGCATGGGCCCTGCGTATATACACCACCACCCGCCCAAATCCCGTCCCTCTGTGGGAGCAGGAGGCACGGCCACGTCTCCTCGTGTGGTGGTGACACAGCCCAATACCAAATACACCTTTAAAATCACTGTCTCCCCCAATAAACCTCCGGCTGTGTCTCCTGGGGTGGTATCGCCCACGTTCGAGCCGACAAACATGCTCAGTCTGCCGGGCGATCACCATTACACGGAGCAGGATCCGCTGTACCAGTCTGACCCGCTCTCATCTCAACGGGACAAAAGCTCGGAGCCACGCAGACTCAGCATGGGTGCGGATGATGCCGCATACACACAAG CTCTGTTGGTGCATCAGAGAGCTCGTATGGAGCGACTGTGGCACGAGTTAGAGCAGAAGAAGAGGAAGCTGGAGAAGCTGAAAGAGGAAGTCAACGAGATGGAGAATGACCTCACACGGAGACGAATGCAGCGCTCCAACTCCGTCTGTCAGATACCATCT atTGAGGAGATGCAGCAATTGAGGTGTAAGAATAGACTTCTACAGATCGATATTGATTGTTTAACCAAAGAGATTGACCTCCTTCAGACACGAG GACCAGACTTCAATCCCAttgcaattcacaatttttatGATAACCTTGGATTCTTGGGTCCTGTACCTCCTAAACCTCCCAAAGGTCCTACGAAACCAG GTGTGGATCTCGACAGGAGAGGGCGCAGGATCAATGTCAGCTCCAAGCTGAAGAGAGACCCATCTCTCCCTCCTGTCCCTCCCACCG agggcAGCCGGAGCGCCAGGCTCGTGTCGGAGCCTGAGGAGGACGATGGTGTTCAGTGGAGCTGCACCGCCTGCACCTTCCTCAACCACCCTGCCCTCATCCGCTGTGAAGAGTGTGAATTCCCCCGGCATTTCTGA
- the tab2 gene encoding TGF-beta-activated kinase 1 and MAP3K7-binding protein 2 isoform X3, which translates to MAQGNQQIDNQVLHHLRHKFPEVPEDVVSECVLQNKSNLAACCEYLTKNTHDAVQRDVVRMNGSRTVTPSASDGPLTVPSPLSEFYQPETTSLLTHTPTNLGTFTTMESTRKPQPPQHLGLYQVGGKGHGPPPTPRFNPITVTLAPNTGRNTPTSLHIHGGPQSGLNSPNSIYIRPYVTQTGSTRQVQGRAQYSPTSQPAQQIYQISHPAASQSSWSAGQHQTSHVYMPISSPTNTQAPSIPSAVALQAATSSPSPSSNSSSFSQYNIQNISTGPRKNQIEIKLESPQRVSGGSKATLLRSGSAPRAACSSTSSSCPASSSLAASAGPSTPISIGGAGLSRSQPTVYISPSPPAADDCALVPNTPRSQPKFYISANASADDGGARNPPTVYISANPTLQGSAGLRALGSQVSMGPAYIHHHPPKSRPSVGAGGTATSPRVVVTQPNTKYTFKITVSPNKPPAVSPGVVSPTFEPTNMLSLPGDHHYTEQDPLYQSDPLSSQRDKSSEPRRLSMGADDAAYTQALLVHQRARMERLWHELEQKKRKLEKLKEEVNEMENDLTRRRMQRSNSVCQIPSIEEMQQLRCKNRLLQIDIDCLTKEIDLLQTRGPDFNPIAIHNFYDNLGFLGPVPPKPPKGPTKPGVDLDRRGRRINVSSKLKRDPSLPPVPPTEGSRSARLVSEPEEDDGVQWSCTACTFLNHPALIRCEECEFPRHF; encoded by the exons ATGGCACAGGGAAACCAGCAGATTGACAACCAGGTTCTGCACCACCTGCGGCACAAGTTTCCCGAGGTTCCCGAGGACGTGGTGTCCGAGTGTGTCCTGCAG AATAAGAGCAATTTAGCTGCATGTTGTGAGTACCTGACCAAG AATACCCATGATGCAGTGCAGCGAGATGTAGTGAGGATGAATGGCAGCAGGACTGTCACCCCCAGCGCGAGTGATGGGCCTTTGACCGTGCCGTCCCCTCTCTCCGAGTTCTACCAGCCCGAAACAACATCCCTGctgacacacacacccacaaacctTGGCACCTTCACCACCATGGAGTCCACTCGCAAGCCACAGCCTCCTCAGCACCTGGGCCTTTACCAGGTTGGGGGCAAAGGTCACGGACCGCCTCCCACTCCACGGTTCAACCCGATCACAGTGACACTTGCCCCCAACACTGGCCGTAACACGCCGACCTCCCTGCACATCCACGGAGGGCCTCAGTCGGGCCTGAACAGCCCAAACTCCATCTACATCCGGCCGTACGTGACCCAGACGGGCTCCACGCGACAGGTGCAGGGCCGGGCTCAGTACAGCCCCACCTCACAGCCTGCTCAGCAGATCTACCAGATCAGCCACCCCGCAGCCTCCCAGAGCTCCTGGAGCGCCGGCCAGCACCAGACCTCACACGTCTACATGCCCATCAGCTCGCCCACCAACACCCAGGCGCCCTCCATTCCCTCGGCCGTTGCCTTGCAGGCCGCCACCTCCTCGCCCTCACCGTCCTCCAACTCATCCTCCTTTAGCCAGTACAACATCCAGAACATCTCGACTGGGCCGCGGAAAAATCAGATTGAGATAAAGCTGGAGTCTCCACAGAGGGTGTCCGGAGGGTCGAAGGCGACGCTCCTGCGCTCGGGCTCTGCGCCACGAGCCGCCTGTAGCTCCACGTCTTCATCCTGTCCAGCATCGTCTTCGTTGGCTGCATCCGCTGGTCCCTCCACTCCAATCTCGATCGGCGGCGCTGGGCTAAGTCGCAGCCAGCCCACGGTATACATCTCCCCATCCCCACCTGCTGCGGACGACTGTGCCCTCGTTCCCAACACCCCTCGCTCGCAGCCTAAGTTCTACATCTCTGCGAATGCGTCGGCTGACGATGGAGGGGCGAGGAACCCACCAACGGTCTATATCTCAGCCAATCCCACGCTGCAGGGCTCTGCCGGTCTGCGGGCTTTAGGGAGTCAGGTGAGCATGGGCCCTGCGTATATACACCACCACCCGCCCAAATCCCGTCCCTCTGTGGGAGCAGGAGGCACGGCCACGTCTCCTCGTGTGGTGGTGACACAGCCCAATACCAAATACACCTTTAAAATCACTGTCTCCCCCAATAAACCTCCGGCTGTGTCTCCTGGGGTGGTATCGCCCACGTTCGAGCCGACAAACATGCTCAGTCTGCCGGGCGATCACCATTACACGGAGCAGGATCCGCTGTACCAGTCTGACCCGCTCTCATCTCAACGGGACAAAAGCTCGGAGCCACGCAGACTCAGCATGGGTGCGGATGATGCCGCATACACACAAG CTCTGTTGGTGCATCAGAGAGCTCGTATGGAGCGACTGTGGCACGAGTTAGAGCAGAAGAAGAGGAAGCTGGAGAAGCTGAAAGAGGAAGTCAACGAGATGGAGAATGACCTCACACGGAGACGAATGCAGCGCTCCAACTCCGTCTGTCAGATACCATCT atTGAGGAGATGCAGCAATTGAGGTGTAAGAATAGACTTCTACAGATCGATATTGATTGTTTAACCAAAGAGATTGACCTCCTTCAGACACGAG GACCAGACTTCAATCCCAttgcaattcacaatttttatGATAACCTTGGATTCTTGGGTCCTGTACCTCCTAAACCTCCCAAAGGTCCTACGAAACCAG GTGTGGATCTCGACAGGAGAGGGCGCAGGATCAATGTCAGCTCCAAGCTGAAGAGAGACCCATCTCTCCCTCCTGTCCCTCCCACCG agggcAGCCGGAGCGCCAGGCTCGTGTCGGAGCCTGAGGAGGACGATGGTGTTCAGTGGAGCTGCACCGCCTGCACCTTCCTCAACCACCCTGCCCTCATCCGCTGTGAAGAGTGTGAATTCCCCCGGCATTTCTGA
- the tab2 gene encoding TGF-beta-activated kinase 1 and MAP3K7-binding protein 2 isoform X2 codes for MAQGNQQIDNQVLHHLRHKFPEVPEDVVSECVLQNKSNLAACCEYLTKVSPSFLYSEGSQSSTDLHNHMTQLNLGVSQNTHDAVQRDVVRMNGSRTVTPSASDGPLTVPSPLSEFYQPETTSLLTHTPTNLGTFTTMESTRKPQPPQHLGLYQVGGKGHGPPPTPRFNPITVTLAPNTGRNTPTSLHIHGGPQSGLNSPNSIYIRPYVTQTGSTRQVQGRAQYSPTSQPAQQIYQISHPAASQSSWSAGQHQTSHVYMPISSPTNTQAPSIPSAVALQAATSSPSPSSNSSSFSQYNIQNISTGPRKNQIEIKLESPQRVSGGSKATLLRSGSAPRAACSSTSSSCPASSSLAASAGPSTPISIGGAGLSRSQPTVYISPSPPAADDCALVPNTPRSQPKFYISANASADDGGARNPPTVYISANPTLQGSAGLRALGSQVSMGPAYIHHHPPKSRPSVGAGGTATSPRVVVTQPNTKYTFKITVSPNKPPAVSPGVVSPTFEPTNMLSLPGDHHYTEQDPLYQSDPLSSQRDKSSEPRRLSMGADDAAYTQALLVHQRARMERLWHELEQKKRKLEKLKEEVNEMENDLTRRRMQRSNSVCQIPSIEEMQQLRCKNRLLQIDIDCLTKEIDLLQTRGPDFNPIAIHNFYDNLGFLGPVPPKPPKGPTKPEGSRSARLVSEPEEDDGVQWSCTACTFLNHPALIRCEECEFPRHF; via the exons ATGGCACAGGGAAACCAGCAGATTGACAACCAGGTTCTGCACCACCTGCGGCACAAGTTTCCCGAGGTTCCCGAGGACGTGGTGTCCGAGTGTGTCCTGCAG AATAAGAGCAATTTAGCTGCATGTTGTGAGTACCTGACCAAGGTGAGTCCTAGTTTCTTGTATAGCGAAGGCAGCCAGAGTTCGACAGATCTTCACAATCACATGACCCAGCTCAACCTCGGTGTCTCTCAGAATACCCATGATGCAGTGCAGCGAGATGTAGTGAGGATGAATGGCAGCAGGACTGTCACCCCCAGCGCGAGTGATGGGCCTTTGACCGTGCCGTCCCCTCTCTCCGAGTTCTACCAGCCCGAAACAACATCCCTGctgacacacacacccacaaacctTGGCACCTTCACCACCATGGAGTCCACTCGCAAGCCACAGCCTCCTCAGCACCTGGGCCTTTACCAGGTTGGGGGCAAAGGTCACGGACCGCCTCCCACTCCACGGTTCAACCCGATCACAGTGACACTTGCCCCCAACACTGGCCGTAACACGCCGACCTCCCTGCACATCCACGGAGGGCCTCAGTCGGGCCTGAACAGCCCAAACTCCATCTACATCCGGCCGTACGTGACCCAGACGGGCTCCACGCGACAGGTGCAGGGCCGGGCTCAGTACAGCCCCACCTCACAGCCTGCTCAGCAGATCTACCAGATCAGCCACCCCGCAGCCTCCCAGAGCTCCTGGAGCGCCGGCCAGCACCAGACCTCACACGTCTACATGCCCATCAGCTCGCCCACCAACACCCAGGCGCCCTCCATTCCCTCGGCCGTTGCCTTGCAGGCCGCCACCTCCTCGCCCTCACCGTCCTCCAACTCATCCTCCTTTAGCCAGTACAACATCCAGAACATCTCGACTGGGCCGCGGAAAAATCAGATTGAGATAAAGCTGGAGTCTCCACAGAGGGTGTCCGGAGGGTCGAAGGCGACGCTCCTGCGCTCGGGCTCTGCGCCACGAGCCGCCTGTAGCTCCACGTCTTCATCCTGTCCAGCATCGTCTTCGTTGGCTGCATCCGCTGGTCCCTCCACTCCAATCTCGATCGGCGGCGCTGGGCTAAGTCGCAGCCAGCCCACGGTATACATCTCCCCATCCCCACCTGCTGCGGACGACTGTGCCCTCGTTCCCAACACCCCTCGCTCGCAGCCTAAGTTCTACATCTCTGCGAATGCGTCGGCTGACGATGGAGGGGCGAGGAACCCACCAACGGTCTATATCTCAGCCAATCCCACGCTGCAGGGCTCTGCCGGTCTGCGGGCTTTAGGGAGTCAGGTGAGCATGGGCCCTGCGTATATACACCACCACCCGCCCAAATCCCGTCCCTCTGTGGGAGCAGGAGGCACGGCCACGTCTCCTCGTGTGGTGGTGACACAGCCCAATACCAAATACACCTTTAAAATCACTGTCTCCCCCAATAAACCTCCGGCTGTGTCTCCTGGGGTGGTATCGCCCACGTTCGAGCCGACAAACATGCTCAGTCTGCCGGGCGATCACCATTACACGGAGCAGGATCCGCTGTACCAGTCTGACCCGCTCTCATCTCAACGGGACAAAAGCTCGGAGCCACGCAGACTCAGCATGGGTGCGGATGATGCCGCATACACACAAG CTCTGTTGGTGCATCAGAGAGCTCGTATGGAGCGACTGTGGCACGAGTTAGAGCAGAAGAAGAGGAAGCTGGAGAAGCTGAAAGAGGAAGTCAACGAGATGGAGAATGACCTCACACGGAGACGAATGCAGCGCTCCAACTCCGTCTGTCAGATACCATCT atTGAGGAGATGCAGCAATTGAGGTGTAAGAATAGACTTCTACAGATCGATATTGATTGTTTAACCAAAGAGATTGACCTCCTTCAGACACGAG GACCAGACTTCAATCCCAttgcaattcacaatttttatGATAACCTTGGATTCTTGGGTCCTGTACCTCCTAAACCTCCCAAAGGTCCTACGAAACCAG agggcAGCCGGAGCGCCAGGCTCGTGTCGGAGCCTGAGGAGGACGATGGTGTTCAGTGGAGCTGCACCGCCTGCACCTTCCTCAACCACCCTGCCCTCATCCGCTGTGAAGAGTGTGAATTCCCCCGGCATTTCTGA